Proteins encoded in a region of the Panicum hallii strain FIL2 chromosome 3, PHallii_v3.1, whole genome shotgun sequence genome:
- the LOC112886617 gene encoding mugineic-acid 3-dioxygenase-like → MENMLHLTPAHASSIPDGFLLPADHLRPATAAVAVSLPVIDMSQGRDEVRRAILDAGKEHGFFQVVNHGVPEQVLRDMEAVCHEFFQMPAADKAEFYSEDKSKPNRLFSGTNYETLGERYWRDCLRLVYPLPSGDTKDWPHKPQRLREVVGNYTALARGLAMEILRLLCEGMGLRPDYFVGDISGGRVALDINSYPPCPDPSRTLGLPPHCDRDLITILLPGAVPGLEVAYRGDWIRVQPVPNSFVVNFGLQLEVVTNGTLKSVEHRAATNSAAPRLSVATFIVPLDDCVVGPAEEFVGEGNPPRYRTLRVGDFKRMHNVVNLGSSLNQITNLKNNQQKEI, encoded by the exons ATGGAGAACATGCTCCACCTGACCCCGGCGCACGCGTCGTCGATCCCGGACGGCTTCCTCCTGCCGGCCGACCACCTCCGGCCGGCGACCGCCGCTGTTGCTGTCTCTCTTCCCGTCATCGATATGTCCCAAGGCCGCGACGAGGTCCGCCGCGCCATCCTTGACGCCGGCAAGGAGCACGGATTCTTCCAG GTGGTCAACCATGGCGTCCCCGAGCAGGTGCTGCGGGACATGGAGGCGGTGTGCCACGAGTTCTTCCAGATGCCCGCGGCGGACAAGGCGGAGTTCTACTCGGAGGACAAGAGCAAGCCCAACAGGCTCTTCTCCGGCACCAACTACGAGACCCTCGGCGAGAGGTACTGGCGGGACTGCCTCCGCCTCGTCTACCCCTTGCCCTCCGGCGACACCAAGGACTGGCCACACAAGCCGCAGAGGCTCCG GGAGGTCGTCGGGAATTACACCGCGCTGGCAAGAGGCCTGGCCATGGAGATACTGCGCCTGCTGTGCGAGGGCATGGGGCTCCGGCCTGACTACTTCGTCGGCGACATCAGCGGCGGCCGCGTGGCCCTCGACATCAACAGCTACCCGCCGTGCCCGGATCCGAGCAGGACGCTGGGCCTGCCGCCGCACTGCGACCGGGACCTCATCACCATCCTCCTCCCCGGCGCGGTCCCCGGCCTCGAGGTCGCCTACAGGGGCGACTGGATCAGGGTGCAGCCCGTGCCCAACTCCTTCGTCGTCAACTTCGGCCTGCAGCTCGAGGTCGTGACCAACGGGACGCTCAAGAGCGTCGAGCACCGCGCCGCCACCAACTCGGCGGCGCCGCGGTTGTCCGTGGCGACGTTCATCGTGCCGCTGGACGACTGCGTCGTCGGCCCCGCCGAGGAGTTCGTCGGCGAGGGCAACCCGCCGCGCTACCGCACGCTCAGGGTCGGCGACTTCAAGCGCATGCACAACGTCGTCAACCTGGGCTCGTCGCTGAACCAGATTACCAACCTCAAGAACAACCAGCAGAAGGAGATTTGA
- the LOC112887352 gene encoding ribulose-1,5 bisphosphate carboxylase/oxygenase large subunit N-methyltransferase, chloroplastic: MASVSPAAAAAAVSGPHHARLLPPSSPRRLPRPRPRPRPRLRLAACHADTLLPSSSSEARAPPAPAVGPSAESATDCFVDWLRARGLPPGKVDIRERPVPCLREGKDRPLRYVAAGDALQAGDVAFEVPMSLVVTLERVLGDESVAELLTNNKLSELACLALYLMYEKKQGKDSYWYPYIKELDRHRGRGQLAVESPLLWTESELDYLTGSPLKDEVVARDEAIRREYNELDTVWFMAGSLFQQYPFDIPTEAFPFEIFKQAFVAVQSCVVHLQKVSLARRFALVPLGPPLLTYKSNCKAMLTADGDSVRLVVDRPYKAGEPIIVWCGPQTNSRLVLNYGFVDEDNPFDRIAIEASLNTEDPQFQEKRMVAQRNGKLAFQNFNVYVGKEKETVAEMLPYLRLGYISDPDEMQSILSSEGDTCPVSPCTERAVLDQLVGYLESRLAGYPTTLDEDETTLADGSLEPKKEVATRLVRLEKKMLHACLQAANEFINDLPDHTVSPCPAPYAPELK, translated from the exons ATGGCCTCCGTCtcccccgccgctgccgccgcggccGTCTCCGGCCCCCACCACGCCCGCCTCCTCCCcccctcctcgccgcgccgcctcccgcggccccgcccgcgccctcgcccgcgcctccgcctcgccgcctgcCACGCGGACACGCTGCTCCCCTCTTCCTCATCGGAGGCacgggcgccgccggcccccgcggTGGGGCCCTCCGCTGAATCTGCCACCGACTGTTTCGTCGACTGGCTGCGCGCGCGGGGGCTGCCCCCGGGCAAAGTGGATATCCGGGAGCGGCCGGTGCCCTGCCTGCGCGAGGGCAAGGACCGCCCGCTGCGCtacgtcgccgccggcgacgcccTCCAG GCGGGGGATGTGGCGTTCGAGGTGCCCATGTCGCTCGTTGTAACTCTGGAGCGGGTGCTCGGGGACGAATCAGTAG CTGAGTTGTTGACAAACAACAAGTTGTCTGAGTTGGCATGCTTAGCTTTGTATCTCATGTATGAGAAAAAGCAAGGAAAGGATTCATATTGGTACCCCTACATTAAGGAGCTCGACCGACACCGAGGAAGGGGACAACTAGCTGTTGAATCACCACTTTTATGGACTGAAAGTGAACTTGATTACCTGACTGGAAGCCCATTAAAG GATGAAGTTGTTGCTAGAGATGAGGCGATAAGGAGAGAGTATAATGAGCTTGACACAGTGTGGTTCATGGCAGGTTCACTGTTTCAG CAATACCCTTTTGATATACCTACTGAGGCTTTTCCGTTTGAGATATTCAAGCAAGCTTTTGTTGCAGTACAGTCTTGTGTGGTTCATCTGCAG AAAGTTAGTTTAGCTCGAAGATTCGCGCTAGTTCCTTTGGGGCCACCACTATTGACCTACAAGAGCAACTGCAAAGCGATGTTGACAGCTGATGGTGATTCTGTTCGGTTGGTGGTGGATCGGCCATATAAAGCCGGAGAACCAATAATCGTCTG GTGTGGACCACAAACAAACTCCAGGCTGGTTCTGAACTATGGTTTTGTTGATGAAGACAATCCCTTTGATCGCATAGCAATTGAG GCATCCTTAAATACAGAAGATCCTCAATTCCAAGAAAAGAGAATGGTTGCTCAGAGGAATGGAAAGCTTGCTTTCCAAAATTTTAAT GTCTATGTAGGTAAAGAGAAAGAAACTGTTGCAGAAATGCTGCCTTACCTGAGATTAGGATACATTTCAGATCCGGATGAAATGCAGTCCATACTCTCTTCTGAAGGAGATACATGTCCA GTTAGTCCATGTACTGAGCGAGCTGTTCTTGATCAACTTGTTGGTTACCTGGAATCTCGATTGGCTGGTTATCCAACAACTTTGGATGAGGATGAAACTACG TTGGCAGATGGCAGTTTGGAACCAAAGAAGGAAGTTGCTACAAGGCTTGTAAGGTTGGAGAAGAAGATGCTCCATGCCTGTCTCCAGGCTGCTAATGAGTTTATAAATGACTTGCCTGATCACACAGTATCACCTTGCCCTGCTCCATATGCCCCTGAACTGAAATGA
- the LOC112886160 gene encoding protein ZINC INDUCED FACILITATOR-LIKE 1-like isoform X1, with translation MGEEAPPTPPALYVDGCPGCAIERKKEANKGIPYKEFFFVAVTTVASALPISSLFPFLYYMIEDLHVAKTEQDIGLYAGFLGASYFVGRFLASLFWGVVADRIGRKPIIIFSVFSVVIFNTLFGLSMKYWMAITTRLILGALNGMLAPIKAYSIEICRPEHHALGLSIVSTAWGIGLVVGPSIGGYLARPAQQYPNMFSDESIFGRFPYLLPCLCISLFAAVVLVSCIWLPETLHKHKNIDNEIEMSSDSRNPQTEEVHGDKSLYKNWPLMSSIIAYCVFTLHDTAYSEILSLWTISDRKYGGLSFSSKEVGQLLAVAGGGLIVYQLFIYRPVHKFLGCVNSCRASSALTIPILAAYPFMTHLYGYRLGLALYFAAIVKGALGITALTGTSLLQNYAVPQSQRGAANGIAATAMSFFKAIGPAGAGALFSWAQKRQHAAFFPGDQMVFFILNIVQCIGLVLTFKPFLAVPDHYDLK, from the exons ATGGGTGAGGAGGCGCCCCCGACGCCACCGGCGCTGTACGTCGACGGCTGCCCTGGATGCGCCATAGAGCGGAAGAAGGAGGCCAACAAGGGCATCCCCTACAAAGAGTTCTTCTTTGTCGCCGTCACCACCGTTGCCTCCG CTTTACCAATATCATCCTTGTTTCCCTTCTTATACTACATG ATCGAAGATCTGCATGTTGCAAAAACGGAGCAAGATATTGGATTATACGCTGGTTTCCTTG GTGCATCATACTTTGTTGGCCGATTTTTGGCCTCGCTCTTCTGGGGTGTAGTGGCTGATCGTATTGGGCGAAAACCAATCATTATATTTTCTGTCTTCTCAGT GGTTATATTTAACACTTTATTTGGACTAAGTATGAAGTACTGGATGGCAATTACCACAAGATTGATTCTAGGTGCTCTCAATGGCATGCTTGCGCCAATAAAG GCTTACTCAATCGAGATTTGCCGTCCTGAACACCACGCTCTAGGGCTATCAATC GTAAGCACTGCTTGGGGCATAGGTCTTGTTGTGGGCCCATCCATTGGAGGCTACTTGGCACGG CCTGCACAGCAGTATCCAAACATGTTCTCTGACGAATCAATTTTTGGGAG GTTCCCATATCTCTTGCCATGCCTTTGTATTTCACTTTTTGCTGCTGTGGTTCTAGTAAGCTGCATATGGTTACCG GAGACACTTCATAAGCACAAAAACATAGACAACGAGATAGAAATGTCCAGCGATTCAAGAAATCCACAGACAGAAGAGGTACATGGGGACAAAAGTTTATATAAGAATTGGCCATTGATGTCCTCTATCATTGCATATTGTGTTTTCACACTTCATGACACGGCATACAGTGAG ATACTCTCATTGTGGACCATAAGTGACAGAAAGTATGGTGGGCTAAGCTTTTCATCTAAAGAAGTTGGCCAACTTCTTGCAGTTGCTG GTGGTGGACTTATTGTGTATCAACTATTCATCTATAGACCAGTCCACAAATTTCTGGGATGTGTCAATTCATGTCGTGCTTCATCT GCCCTAACAATACCAATTCTTGCTGCTTATCCCTTCATGACGCACCTGTATGGGTATAGACTTGGACTAGCTCTTTATTTTGCTGCCATTGTGAAAGGTGCTCTTGGT ATTACTGCCCTGACCGGCACTTCGCTTCTGCAGAACTATGCCGTG CCACAGAGTCAAAGAGGCGCTGCTAATGGTATAGCTGCAACTGCAATGTCGTTCTTCAAGGCTATTGGTCCTGCTGGAGCAGGTGCTTT ATTCTCGTGGGCCCAAAAGCGCCAACATGCTGCCTTCTTTCCAG GGGATCAAATGGTGTTTTTTATTCTGAACATTGTCCAATGTATTGGGCTCGTGCTGACCTTTAAGCCATTCCTAGCAGTACCAGACCACTATGATCTGAAGTAG
- the LOC112886160 gene encoding protein ZINC INDUCED FACILITATOR 1-like isoform X2: MGEEAPPTPPALYVDGCPGCAIERKKEANKGIPYKEFFFVAVTTVASALPISSLFPFLYYMIEDLHVAKTEQDIGLYAGFLGASYFVGRFLASLFWGVVADRIGRKPIIIFSVFSVVIFNTLFGLSMKYWMAITTRLILGALNGMLAPIKAYSIEICRPEHHALGLSIVSTAWGIGLVVGPSIGGYLARPAQQYPNMFSDESIFGRFPYLLPCLCISLFAAVVLVSCIWLPETLHKHKNIDNEIEMSSDSRNPQTEEVHGDKSLYKNWPLMSSIIAYCVFTLHDTAYSEILSLWTISDRKYGGLSFSSKEVGQLLAVAGGGLIVYQLFIYRPVHKFLGCVNSCRASSALTIPILAAYPFMTHLYGYRLGLALYFAAIVKGALGITALTGTSLLQNYAVPQSQRGAANGIAATAMSFFKAIGPAGADSRGPKSANMLPSFQGIKWCFLF; this comes from the exons ATGGGTGAGGAGGCGCCCCCGACGCCACCGGCGCTGTACGTCGACGGCTGCCCTGGATGCGCCATAGAGCGGAAGAAGGAGGCCAACAAGGGCATCCCCTACAAAGAGTTCTTCTTTGTCGCCGTCACCACCGTTGCCTCCG CTTTACCAATATCATCCTTGTTTCCCTTCTTATACTACATG ATCGAAGATCTGCATGTTGCAAAAACGGAGCAAGATATTGGATTATACGCTGGTTTCCTTG GTGCATCATACTTTGTTGGCCGATTTTTGGCCTCGCTCTTCTGGGGTGTAGTGGCTGATCGTATTGGGCGAAAACCAATCATTATATTTTCTGTCTTCTCAGT GGTTATATTTAACACTTTATTTGGACTAAGTATGAAGTACTGGATGGCAATTACCACAAGATTGATTCTAGGTGCTCTCAATGGCATGCTTGCGCCAATAAAG GCTTACTCAATCGAGATTTGCCGTCCTGAACACCACGCTCTAGGGCTATCAATC GTAAGCACTGCTTGGGGCATAGGTCTTGTTGTGGGCCCATCCATTGGAGGCTACTTGGCACGG CCTGCACAGCAGTATCCAAACATGTTCTCTGACGAATCAATTTTTGGGAG GTTCCCATATCTCTTGCCATGCCTTTGTATTTCACTTTTTGCTGCTGTGGTTCTAGTAAGCTGCATATGGTTACCG GAGACACTTCATAAGCACAAAAACATAGACAACGAGATAGAAATGTCCAGCGATTCAAGAAATCCACAGACAGAAGAGGTACATGGGGACAAAAGTTTATATAAGAATTGGCCATTGATGTCCTCTATCATTGCATATTGTGTTTTCACACTTCATGACACGGCATACAGTGAG ATACTCTCATTGTGGACCATAAGTGACAGAAAGTATGGTGGGCTAAGCTTTTCATCTAAAGAAGTTGGCCAACTTCTTGCAGTTGCTG GTGGTGGACTTATTGTGTATCAACTATTCATCTATAGACCAGTCCACAAATTTCTGGGATGTGTCAATTCATGTCGTGCTTCATCT GCCCTAACAATACCAATTCTTGCTGCTTATCCCTTCATGACGCACCTGTATGGGTATAGACTTGGACTAGCTCTTTATTTTGCTGCCATTGTGAAAGGTGCTCTTGGT ATTACTGCCCTGACCGGCACTTCGCTTCTGCAGAACTATGCCGTG CCACAGAGTCAAAGAGGCGCTGCTAATGGTATAGCTGCAACTGCAATGTCGTTCTTCAAGGCTATTGGTCCTGCTGGAGCAG ATTCTCGTGGGCCCAAAAGCGCCAACATGCTGCCTTCTTTCCAG GGGATCAAATGGTGTTTTTTATTCTGA